The following proteins are co-located in the Acanthochromis polyacanthus isolate Apoly-LR-REF ecotype Palm Island chromosome 7, KAUST_Apoly_ChrSc, whole genome shotgun sequence genome:
- the LOC110950589 gene encoding LOW QUALITY PROTEIN: uncharacterized protein C2orf81 homolog (The sequence of the model RefSeq protein was modified relative to this genomic sequence to represent the inferred CDS: deleted 1 base in 1 codon; substituted 1 base at 1 genomic stop codon) has protein sequence RHLQHKDQDEDYVIPGRLTQAQWTEMLIQEDTEEIMGRSXMNCWSKVMEGCFKVDIERQLIPFSASWAKSYLTQILERQFLCLDEGEGPEEASKTEDSEPMPGTPDAWAEGCVPVINATHRPHLTSQKEADNGQVPLQTEPRVNQQCPVMPQMESSSRQTKKEISPQTLVTNKHYKVVILALHQRLIKRKKQQVNSPPKHLQAKPPLSCSTEKWDVEVQGKNMSHSGSITTSAKELATHTKGSISSACLDIGFFLNMTL, from the exons CGCCACCTTCAGCACAAGGACCAGGATGAGGACTATGTTATTCCTGGTCGCTTAACTCAGGCTCAGTGGACAGAAATGTTGATCCAAGAGGATACAGAAGAGATCATGGGGAGATCATAGATGAACTGTTGGAGTAAGGTCATG GAAGGCTGTTTCAAGGTGGACATTGAAAGACAG CTAATACCTTTCAGCGCATCCTGGGCCAAGAGCTACCTCACGCAGATTCTAGAGCGCCAATTCTTGTGCCTAGATGAGGGAGAAGGACCAGAGGAAGCTTCTAAAACAGAAGACTCTGAGCCTATGCCAGGAACTCCAGATGCTTGGGCTGAAGGATGTGTGCCTGTTATAAATGCAACCCATAGACCTCATCTCACCTCACAAAAG GAGGCTGACAATGGCCAGGTCCCACTACAAACAGAGCCAAGAGTCAACCAGCAATGTCCTGTTATGCCCCAAATGGAGAGCTCTTCAAGACAAACTAAGAAAGAAATAAGTCCCCAGACGCTTGTCACAAACAAACATTATAAAGTGGTTATCCTTGCACTCCACCAAAGACTgatcaaaagaaaaaagcagcaggttAATTCACCTCCAAAACATCTTCAAGCCAAACCACCCTTGTCCTGCTCAACAGAAAAATGGGATGTGGAGGTACAGGGTAAAAATATGAGTCATTCTGGTTCGATCACCACATCAGCAAAAGAGCTGGCAACACATACCAAAGGCTCGATAAGCTCAGCTTGCCTCGACATTGGCTTTTTCCTCAATATGACATTGTAG